One genomic segment of Brevibacillus laterosporus LMG 15441 includes these proteins:
- a CDS encoding alpha/beta fold hydrolase: MKQTQVQETFLQRLYHSHYLVQDHRVHGICAVPGLALMDMVYRVAALYLDKQPIELRQVLFKQPIVTSEDFDKNIYVTFTPIDSYWKVTITSQKIKDDVIIDQQMEVNMECFMYVMNNRNNSQAFDVQAFMKQSTKQWDMDQMYDLVRKTKIFHDTFMKTEGTVYQWGNQELMELRLSSLAESYLDQFYAHAAFLDGSCLAGASFMVTGMQYNIFQKNTPYIPFMLERFCIYKPLPNKVYTYTEQTKTQEKISSAPDIVSRDITIFNEGGDILAEYNTFTVKRVREPQLIKKLTETRSLHINDIAKTHSIAHAVEQSEMIQTTKTIHQGRESPHLASIQRYLQQEIADVLKIHAESVQTNTGFYELGLDSTQLLGLVKVLENKVKTALYPTLLFEYSTVERLSQYLLDHFEPVFVTEHGTAKPPESRADLIHSYLQQEIASVLQTNPKDIPLHTGFYELGLDSTHLLSLVKVLEKKVDAPLYPTLLFEYSTVAKLSDYLQENWGGAFIAEAKVDTKEIAVSPLSSKLQAEQATVLYFNRHWKKLGLKETRSSAISRKQVVLLFHDDRGLQAELKRHMQLENVFALKSDGVDLIDQFQAKCKECLLHIQELLQQKPVTDILIQIVAGSGEVDQYAEALEGMLRTAYLEQPKIHSQIIHFENLNKTPAHEIAVLLEKEARCHDEGVASIQYRGKDVSRYVYQLREMTPKSPPRSHYVMEHGVYVITGGLGGLGYLIASHLAQQVGIKLALLGRSRLDQKKQQQIYRLMELGADVRYLEVDLCIQADTAQAFQSIREELGPITGIFHCAGVIQDRLLLHKDSNNLQAVLSPKWKGTWNVDRATEDDELEYFVLFSSVSAIMGNVGQADYACANASMDLFALKRQELVNSGKRCGQTFTINWPLWADGGMQLQEDLLQMMSASTGLSVLPSTEGLVALDHILSQHSTQTIVLYGEERAIRSQIQKLNALRAEQEEETASVITRICCDHVTFPEDLKTYWKNMKAGQPISRHPSTITEVQSLREQENDILHLLIRTQTSRQIEVVICGKGKKTVLLFCGFGLTASQWYYQIKELREDCQFIIIHPPGVGLSEDNGDLTFQGISSTVCEVLDILQIPSPLYVVGTSWGGMLAQTFAAKFPEKVVSLALATSFCDMNQLWDEQSLKDAFALDFYVNYRQGAYELIQASKFVNPVAFQYNEIERQGKLNTYKILKDITVPTLIVSAKRDIMGFYSQTNQLVTKIPQATLVEINGGHGCNITHYEEFNRILLQYLQEHE, translated from the coding sequence ATGAAGCAAACACAAGTACAAGAGACTTTTTTACAGCGATTGTATCATAGTCACTATTTAGTACAAGATCACCGTGTTCATGGCATTTGTGCCGTTCCAGGCTTAGCTCTCATGGATATGGTTTATCGTGTAGCGGCTCTGTATCTCGATAAACAGCCTATAGAGTTGAGACAGGTTTTGTTCAAGCAGCCTATCGTGACATCAGAGGATTTTGACAAGAATATTTATGTTACGTTTACACCTATTGATTCTTACTGGAAAGTGACGATCACCAGCCAAAAAATAAAAGATGACGTGATTATTGATCAGCAAATGGAAGTAAACATGGAATGCTTTATGTATGTCATGAATAATAGGAATAACTCCCAAGCATTCGATGTGCAAGCCTTCATGAAGCAATCCACCAAGCAGTGGGATATGGATCAAATGTACGATTTAGTGCGAAAGACGAAAATCTTCCATGATACTTTCATGAAAACGGAAGGCACGGTGTATCAATGGGGGAATCAGGAATTAATGGAGCTTAGACTTAGTAGCCTAGCAGAATCCTACCTCGATCAATTTTATGCCCATGCCGCTTTTTTAGATGGATCATGTTTAGCTGGAGCGTCTTTTATGGTAACGGGGATGCAATACAATATTTTTCAGAAGAATACGCCTTATATACCATTTATGCTTGAACGGTTTTGTATCTATAAGCCTTTGCCAAATAAGGTTTATACGTACACCGAGCAGACAAAAACGCAAGAAAAGATATCATCTGCCCCAGATATTGTATCTCGTGATATTACTATTTTTAATGAAGGAGGTGATATATTAGCCGAATATAATACATTCACTGTAAAACGAGTTAGGGAGCCACAGCTTATAAAAAAATTAACAGAAACACGCTCCCTGCATATTAATGACATCGCAAAGACTCATTCCATTGCGCATGCAGTTGAACAGAGTGAGATGATACAGACAACAAAGACCATCCACCAAGGAAGAGAGAGTCCTCATCTAGCCTCTATTCAAAGATATTTACAGCAGGAAATAGCAGACGTGCTGAAAATACATGCAGAGAGTGTGCAAACGAACACAGGCTTTTATGAGTTGGGACTAGATTCTACGCAATTACTAGGGCTTGTAAAGGTCCTGGAGAACAAAGTAAAGACAGCTCTGTACCCGACTCTGCTATTCGAATATTCGACAGTAGAACGTCTATCGCAATATTTGCTAGATCATTTTGAACCAGTTTTTGTGACAGAACATGGTACCGCTAAACCGCCAGAATCACGTGCGGATTTGATCCACTCATACCTACAACAAGAAATCGCCTCCGTACTACAAACAAATCCTAAAGACATCCCGTTGCATACAGGCTTTTATGAATTAGGATTAGACTCAACACATTTACTAAGTCTTGTCAAAGTCTTGGAGAAAAAGGTAGATGCACCCCTCTATCCAACTCTATTATTTGAATATTCAACAGTCGCCAAGCTGTCTGATTATTTGCAGGAAAATTGGGGGGGAGCTTTTATAGCGGAAGCTAAAGTGGATACAAAAGAAATAGCTGTGTCGCCTCTGTCGAGCAAATTACAAGCTGAGCAAGCTACCGTGCTTTATTTTAATCGACACTGGAAAAAGCTAGGGCTCAAGGAAACTCGCTCTTCCGCTATCAGTCGCAAGCAAGTTGTTCTTTTATTTCATGATGATAGGGGCCTACAAGCTGAATTGAAGCGACATATGCAGCTTGAGAATGTGTTTGCCTTGAAATCCGATGGGGTGGACCTGATTGATCAATTTCAAGCTAAGTGCAAGGAATGTCTTCTGCACATTCAGGAACTGTTACAGCAAAAACCGGTAACGGACATTCTCATTCAGATTGTCGCTGGTTCAGGTGAAGTAGATCAATACGCTGAAGCTTTAGAAGGAATGCTCAGGACAGCCTACCTAGAACAACCAAAAATACACAGTCAAATCATTCATTTTGAGAATTTGAATAAGACACCTGCACATGAAATCGCAGTCTTGCTGGAAAAAGAGGCACGTTGCCACGATGAAGGGGTAGCTAGCATTCAGTATCGTGGTAAGGACGTAAGCCGGTATGTTTATCAGCTAAGAGAAATGACTCCTAAATCTCCCCCCCGATCTCATTATGTCATGGAGCATGGTGTATATGTTATTACAGGCGGCTTAGGTGGCTTAGGGTATTTAATCGCCAGTCATCTGGCACAGCAGGTGGGTATCAAGCTTGCTTTATTGGGACGTTCCCGGTTGGATCAAAAGAAACAGCAACAGATCTATCGCTTAATGGAACTGGGAGCGGACGTACGTTATCTAGAAGTAGACTTATGCATACAGGCAGACACGGCTCAAGCTTTTCAGTCTATTAGAGAAGAGCTTGGACCGATCACAGGTATTTTTCATTGTGCTGGCGTGATTCAAGACCGATTACTCCTTCATAAGGATTCCAATAATTTGCAAGCTGTGCTCTCACCAAAATGGAAGGGAACGTGGAATGTAGATCGGGCCACCGAGGATGATGAATTGGAATATTTCGTTCTCTTTTCATCAGTTTCAGCCATTATGGGAAATGTAGGTCAAGCTGATTATGCTTGTGCCAACGCATCTATGGATTTGTTTGCCCTAAAGCGACAGGAACTGGTCAATAGCGGCAAGAGATGCGGCCAAACCTTTACGATTAACTGGCCACTATGGGCAGATGGTGGAATGCAGCTTCAGGAAGACCTGTTACAAATGATGAGTGCTTCAACAGGGTTATCTGTATTGCCAAGTACCGAAGGATTAGTAGCACTGGACCATATCTTATCACAACACAGCACGCAAACGATCGTGTTATATGGTGAGGAGCGTGCTATTAGGAGCCAAATTCAAAAGCTAAATGCATTGCGTGCAGAACAAGAGGAAGAAACAGCTAGTGTCATAACGAGAATATGCTGTGATCATGTTACTTTTCCAGAAGATTTGAAAACCTACTGGAAAAACATGAAAGCTGGACAGCCGATCAGTAGACATCCATCAACTATCACAGAGGTTCAGTCATTGAGAGAACAAGAAAATGATATCCTGCATTTACTAATTCGCACGCAAACCTCCCGACAGATTGAAGTGGTTATCTGTGGAAAAGGGAAAAAAACGGTTCTGTTATTCTGCGGTTTCGGTTTAACTGCTTCTCAATGGTACTACCAAATAAAGGAACTGCGAGAGGACTGTCAATTCATTATTATCCACCCACCAGGAGTCGGTTTAAGTGAAGATAACGGCGATCTTACGTTTCAGGGTATTTCAAGTACGGTTTGTGAGGTATTAGATATCTTACAAATACCTTCTCCTCTTTATGTGGTGGGAACTTCCTGGGGAGGAATGCTTGCCCAGACCTTTGCAGCGAAATTCCCTGAAAAGGTTGTTTCCTTAGCATTGGCAACAAGTTTCTGCGACATGAATCAATTATGGGATGAACAATCCTTAAAGGATGCCTTTGCACTTGATTTCTATGTGAATTATCGACAAGGTGCGTATGAACTGATTCAAGCCAGTAAATTTGTAAATCCAGTTGCCTTCCAATATAACGAGATCGAAAGACAAGGTAAATTAAATACCTACAAAATCCTGAAAGATATTACTGTGCCAACATTGATCGTATCAGCGAAACGAGACATCATGGGCTTTTATTCTCAAACAAATCAATTAGTAACAAAAATTCCGCAAGCTACACTAGTCGAGATCAACGGTGGTCATGGATGTAATATCACTCATTACGAGGAGTTTAATCGCATTCTACTTCAGTATTTACAAGAACATGAATAG
- a CDS encoding condensation domain-containing protein has product MVTLVKKTVIKTYPLSKVQSVFYQHYALLPDSYGNNEKILYRIHSKINIDVMKEAFLQVIKRHEMYRTNFLMEDEPVHKVYEEAILDFEVVDASDWSQELVTQFLSEETYRPFQLEENPPFRIRLFRFSEDDFILLLVWHHVAVDGWSASLTIDDFGLLYKSLLEGKECELTPIRKQFSDFVVAQNEMLESPEGERQRLFWKEKLSGELPVLKLPADRDFPQVRTYKGGTVSFRLEKTVSDQVFAYCQQKETTLDRVLLSLYFTFLHGYSQQEEIVIGTPRYGRASTSYYNTCGVFVNLIPLRLKMPKNATYAELVHFVDEQIKQCLDYQDFPMTLMMEEQDIKTGLTPLFQTCFSIQKWPRQNTTFHFGDSTHEINLHGLQMSHYYTEKKISKFDLALYVEEDRKKGILPIFEYNADIFDKKTIEKLSRIFITFITSVMEDDQVKISTLCSYLQAVEK; this is encoded by the coding sequence ATGGTTACATTGGTGAAAAAAACGGTGATTAAAACGTATCCGTTATCAAAAGTGCAGAGTGTATTTTATCAACATTATGCCCTGCTTCCTGATTCCTATGGAAACAATGAAAAAATCCTTTACCGTATACATTCCAAGATCAATATAGATGTCATGAAGGAAGCCTTCTTACAGGTGATCAAGCGACATGAAATGTACCGTACCAATTTTCTCATGGAGGATGAGCCGGTGCATAAAGTATATGAGGAAGCGATTCTGGATTTTGAAGTGGTGGATGCTAGCGATTGGTCACAAGAGCTCGTAACACAGTTTTTAAGTGAGGAAACCTACCGCCCCTTTCAATTGGAAGAAAATCCTCCCTTTCGAATTAGATTGTTCCGCTTTTCAGAGGATGATTTTATCTTGCTTTTAGTGTGGCATCATGTTGCTGTAGATGGATGGTCTGCTTCTCTTACAATCGATGATTTTGGATTATTATACAAGAGTTTATTGGAAGGAAAGGAATGTGAGCTTACTCCGATCAGAAAACAGTTTTCAGACTTTGTTGTAGCCCAAAACGAAATGTTGGAAAGTCCAGAAGGTGAAAGACAGCGTTTATTTTGGAAAGAAAAGCTGTCAGGGGAGCTTCCTGTCCTGAAGCTTCCAGCAGATCGAGATTTTCCACAAGTTCGTACGTATAAAGGAGGGACGGTATCGTTTCGTCTTGAGAAAACAGTAAGCGATCAAGTTTTTGCTTATTGTCAACAGAAAGAGACGACCCTTGATCGAGTTCTGCTCTCCTTATATTTCACGTTTTTACATGGTTATTCACAGCAAGAAGAAATCGTAATTGGAACACCTAGGTATGGACGTGCATCGACAAGCTATTATAATACGTGTGGTGTTTTTGTCAATCTAATTCCATTGCGATTGAAAATGCCGAAAAATGCCACGTATGCTGAGCTGGTGCATTTTGTTGATGAACAAATTAAACAATGTCTGGATTATCAGGATTTTCCTATGACGCTTATGATGGAAGAGCAGGATATCAAAACAGGTTTAACTCCCTTGTTTCAAACCTGCTTCTCCATTCAAAAATGGCCTAGACAAAACACAACGTTTCATTTTGGGGATTCCACACACGAGATCAATTTACATGGATTACAAATGAGCCACTACTATACAGAAAAGAAAATCTCAAAGTTTGATCTTGCTCTGTATGTAGAAGAAGATCGTAAGAAAGGCATTTTACCTATCTTTGAATATAATGCTGATATTTTTGATAAAAAAACGATAGAGAAGCTAAGTCGTATTTTCATAACATTCATCACTTCGGTTATGGAAGATGATCAGGTGAAAATTTCCACCTTGTGCTCATACCTTCAAGCGGTTGAGAAATAG
- a CDS encoding aromatic amino acid ammonia-lyase, which translates to MSQVALFEQELMLHGKHTLLLNGNDLTITDVAQMAKGTFEAFTFHISEEANKRIEECNELKHEIMNQHNPIYGVTTGFGDSVHRQISGEKAWDLQRNLIRFLSCGVGPVADEAVARATMLIRTNCLVKGNSAVRLEVIHQLIAYMERGITPIIPERGSVGASGDLVPLSYLASILVGEGKVLYKGEEREVAEALGAEGLEPLTLEAKEGLALVNGTSFMSAFACLAYADAEEIAFIADICTAMASEALLGNRGHFYSFIHEQKPHLGQMASAKNIYTLLEGSQLSKEYSQIVGNNEKLDSKAYLELTQSIQDRYSIRCAPHVTGVLYDTLDWVKKWLEVEINSTNDNPIFDVETRDVYNGGNFYGGHVVQAMDSLKVAVANIADLLDRQLQLVVDEKFNKDLTPNLIPRFNNDNYEIGLHHGFKGMQIASSALTAEALKMSGPVSVFSRSTEAHNQDKVSMGTISSRDARTIVELTQHVAAIHLIALCQALDLRDSKKMSPQTTKIYNMIRKQVPFVERDRALDGDIEKVVQLIRSGNLKKEIHDQNVND; encoded by the coding sequence ATGAGTCAAGTAGCCCTTTTCGAACAAGAGTTGATGCTACATGGAAAGCATACACTTCTATTAAATGGAAATGATCTGACCATAACAGATGTAGCCCAGATGGCGAAAGGTACCTTCGAAGCATTTACTTTTCACATATCAGAAGAAGCGAACAAGAGAATCGAAGAGTGTAACGAGCTAAAACATGAAATTATGAATCAGCATAATCCCATTTATGGGGTTACGACTGGCTTCGGGGACAGTGTACACAGACAAATTTCTGGTGAGAAAGCATGGGATTTGCAACGAAATTTAATTAGATTTCTATCGTGTGGGGTTGGTCCAGTAGCAGATGAGGCTGTGGCAAGAGCAACTATGCTCATACGCACGAATTGTTTGGTGAAGGGCAATTCAGCGGTACGATTGGAGGTCATTCATCAACTTATAGCGTATATGGAACGGGGAATTACGCCAATTATTCCTGAACGCGGATCGGTTGGAGCGAGTGGTGATTTAGTACCGTTAAGCTATCTTGCCTCTATATTAGTTGGGGAAGGAAAAGTTCTGTATAAAGGGGAGGAGCGTGAGGTAGCAGAAGCACTTGGAGCCGAGGGACTCGAGCCTTTGACTTTGGAAGCCAAGGAAGGACTTGCTTTAGTAAATGGGACCTCTTTTATGTCTGCCTTTGCTTGTCTCGCTTACGCGGATGCAGAAGAAATCGCATTTATAGCCGATATTTGTACGGCGATGGCTTCAGAAGCATTGCTTGGAAACCGAGGACACTTTTATTCATTCATTCATGAACAAAAACCGCACCTTGGACAAATGGCAAGTGCGAAAAATATTTATACCCTGCTAGAAGGCTCTCAATTATCTAAAGAATATTCACAAATTGTAGGGAATAATGAAAAATTGGATTCAAAGGCCTATTTGGAATTAACACAAAGCATCCAGGATCGCTATTCGATCCGTTGCGCTCCCCATGTTACTGGCGTGCTGTATGACACATTAGATTGGGTGAAAAAATGGCTAGAGGTGGAAATTAATTCAACGAACGATAATCCTATCTTTGATGTGGAAACACGTGACGTTTACAATGGGGGAAATTTTTATGGTGGTCATGTTGTACAAGCTATGGATTCACTTAAAGTAGCAGTTGCAAATATTGCAGATTTACTAGATCGACAATTGCAACTGGTGGTCGACGAAAAATTCAATAAGGATTTGACCCCCAATTTAATTCCGCGTTTTAACAATGACAATTACGAGATCGGCTTGCATCATGGATTTAAGGGTATGCAAATTGCAAGCTCAGCCTTAACGGCGGAGGCTTTAAAGATGAGTGGTCCAGTAAGTGTATTTTCACGTTCTACAGAAGCCCATAATCAGGATAAGGTGAGTATGGGCACAATTTCTTCACGAGATGCACGTACCATTGTTGAATTGACCCAACATGTAGCGGCAATTCATCTCATCGCCCTTTGTCAGGCATTAGATTTGCGTGATAGTAAAAAAATGTCTCCCCAAACAACAAAGATTTACAATATGATCCGCAAGCAAGTACCCTTTGTAGAACGTGATAGGGCATTGGATGGAGACATTGAGAAAGTTGTCCAGCTTATCCGCTCTGGAAATCTAAAGAAAGAAATTCACGATCAAAATGTGAATGACTAG
- a CDS encoding VOC family protein, with the protein MMKHISTVGVYVEDQQKALAFWTEKVGFTVYANFPMGPKATWLEVGPENAQTRLVLYPKAMMKNWAELKPSIVFECDDIYKLYEDLQAKGVDVDKPNEMEFGIFCFFRDEDGNQFGLKQPK; encoded by the coding sequence ATGATGAAGCACATTTCAACGGTAGGGGTATACGTAGAAGACCAACAAAAAGCACTAGCTTTCTGGACAGAGAAAGTAGGATTTACTGTATATGCTAACTTTCCTATGGGGCCTAAAGCAACATGGTTGGAAGTAGGTCCCGAAAATGCCCAGACACGCCTCGTTCTTTATCCAAAAGCAATGATGAAAAACTGGGCAGAGTTAAAGCCATCCATCGTATTTGAATGTGACGATATTTATAAATTGTATGAAGACCTGCAAGCAAAAGGAGTAGACGTTGATAAACCGAATGAAATGGAATTTGGCATCTTTTGCTTTTTTAGAGACGAGGATGGCAATCAATTCGGTTTAAAACAGCCAAAATAA
- a CDS encoding transcriptional regulator GutM has translation MMGLWGALLFFFIGMWLCQIYFTLRQVKHYRQSIDEMKQQRAGFLGVGVQKNRLSIGSVVILTTHPDGSITRCKRMTGVTVFATFKEVPELIGKKLEDCYPATPVTPEEKALQIAIQQIDLQRKQLQRAKTAFPSTTAMEGDAKSIPTLITPITPR, from the coding sequence ATGATGGGCTTGTGGGGAGCACTTCTATTCTTTTTCATTGGGATGTGGCTTTGCCAAATTTACTTTACGCTTCGTCAGGTGAAACATTATCGTCAAAGCATAGATGAAATGAAACAGCAACGTGCTGGTTTTCTAGGAGTTGGAGTGCAGAAAAACAGATTGTCGATCGGCTCTGTCGTCATACTTACTACGCATCCAGATGGATCTATTACTAGATGCAAGAGAATGACGGGGGTTACTGTTTTTGCTACCTTCAAGGAAGTACCTGAGCTAATCGGGAAGAAGCTCGAAGATTGTTACCCTGCTACTCCAGTTACACCAGAAGAAAAAGCGCTACAAATAGCGATTCAACAGATTGACCTACAACGAAAACAACTACAGAGAGCAAAAACCGCATTCCCTTCCACAACAGCTATGGAAGGCGACGCTAAGTCAATACCTACATTGATTACACCTATAACACCTAGATAG
- the srlA gene encoding PTS glucitol/sorbitol transporter subunit IIC: MDFLIHLAEGFIGMFNEGGKTFIGFVTGIIPTLVCLITAVNALLKFCGEERIARFAQKCTGNIVLRYTVFPIMAMFFLTNPMAYTFGRFLKEEQKPAFYDSAVSMCHPITGMFPHANPAELFVYMGIATGIQQLGYTLGPIAIRFFIVGAIVILIRGVLTEYITKMMLKRKAQQASV, from the coding sequence ATGGATTTCCTTATCCATCTGGCTGAAGGATTTATTGGAATGTTTAATGAAGGGGGGAAAACATTTATTGGTTTCGTAACAGGGATCATTCCTACGCTAGTTTGTCTGATTACAGCAGTAAACGCATTACTCAAATTTTGCGGTGAGGAGCGAATTGCTCGCTTTGCACAAAAGTGTACAGGAAATATTGTGTTACGCTACACGGTATTTCCCATTATGGCGATGTTTTTCCTAACGAATCCAATGGCATATACCTTTGGACGCTTCTTAAAGGAAGAGCAGAAACCAGCTTTTTATGATTCCGCCGTCTCGATGTGTCATCCGATCACGGGTATGTTTCCGCATGCGAACCCTGCTGAGTTATTTGTTTATATGGGAATTGCCACAGGCATTCAGCAATTAGGCTACACATTGGGACCAATCGCCATTCGCTTTTTCATCGTTGGTGCAATCGTGATCCTAATTCGAGGCGTATTGACGGAGTATATCACTAAGATGATGCTAAAACGCAAAGCTCAACAAGCAAGTGTATAG
- the srlE gene encoding PTS glucitol/sorbitol transporter subunit IIB, translating to MQNYRAVHIVKGSGGWGGPLTILPTHEKKYIACVTGGGIHPVANKIAQLTGGIAVDAFNNKVEPDEMACVVIDCGGTARCGVYPRLNVMTVDITATSPSGPLIQFIKEEIFVSGVREQDIMEAETAGQETKGALVAEKGNAETDTAQASLSLTGKSAKELKEEAKARVAEMKAAKQPTIIEKIGRVMGGIVNVFYQAGRETIEQVIKNILPFMAFVSTLIGIITYSGIGDVIARFVSPLAGNLVGLLLLSIIAALPFLSPVLGPGAVIAQVVGVLIGVEIGRGNIPPQLALPALFAINPQVGCDFVPVGLTLGEAEPETIEVGVPAVLISRLITGPLAVVIAYLFSFGLYSE from the coding sequence ATGCAAAACTACCGTGCTGTTCATATTGTCAAGGGCTCTGGCGGCTGGGGTGGTCCACTGACCATTTTACCAACCCATGAAAAGAAATATATCGCTTGCGTAACGGGAGGGGGTATCCATCCTGTAGCGAACAAAATTGCTCAGTTGACTGGTGGTATTGCTGTTGATGCGTTTAACAATAAGGTGGAACCAGATGAAATGGCTTGCGTGGTCATTGATTGTGGTGGAACGGCTCGTTGCGGTGTATATCCTCGCTTAAACGTCATGACTGTCGACATCACGGCCACCTCACCATCTGGACCGCTCATTCAATTTATTAAAGAAGAGATTTTTGTATCTGGTGTACGTGAACAGGATATCATGGAAGCCGAAACCGCAGGGCAAGAAACAAAAGGAGCTTTGGTAGCAGAGAAAGGAAATGCAGAAACGGATACAGCTCAGGCTTCATTGTCTCTAACAGGTAAAAGCGCGAAGGAATTAAAGGAGGAAGCCAAAGCAAGAGTAGCTGAGATGAAAGCCGCCAAACAACCTACTATCATCGAAAAAATTGGGCGTGTGATGGGAGGCATCGTCAATGTTTTTTATCAGGCTGGCCGTGAAACAATTGAACAGGTTATTAAAAATATATTACCGTTTATGGCATTTGTAAGTACACTGATCGGCATTATCACCTATTCCGGTATTGGAGATGTGATTGCACGATTTGTTTCTCCTCTTGCTGGTAATCTAGTAGGACTCTTGTTATTGTCAATCATTGCGGCTTTGCCGTTTTTATCCCCAGTTTTAGGGCCAGGTGCGGTGATTGCTCAAGTGGTTGGTGTTCTCATTGGTGTAGAGATCGGTCGAGGAAATATTCCACCACAGCTTGCTTTACCAGCGTTATTTGCTATCAATCCGCAGGTAGGATGTGATTTCGTCCCAGTAGGACTTACTTTGGGAGAAGCGGAGCCGGAAACAATCGAGGTTGGCGTGCCAGCGGTTTTAATTTCCCGCTTAATTACAGGTCCTCTTGCTGTTGTGATTGCTTATTTATTCAGCTTTGGACTTTATTCAGAATAA
- a CDS encoding PTS glucitol/sorbitol transporter subunit IIA produces MTTLLEVKATKIGELVESFLTERTLIIFDDNVPDELHDIAVLHTKADLFAPVQAGDFLVVGDRKYRIAAVGGTANETLQSMGHCTLRFDGEPTPELPGTIHVEENELPVPAIDTVIAFVRY; encoded by the coding sequence ATGACAACATTGCTAGAAGTAAAAGCCACCAAAATTGGCGAATTGGTCGAAAGCTTTCTAACAGAGCGTACGCTGATTATTTTTGATGATAATGTTCCAGACGAATTGCACGATATCGCTGTTCTACACACCAAAGCGGATTTGTTTGCACCTGTACAAGCAGGCGATTTTCTGGTTGTTGGAGATAGAAAGTATAGGATTGCAGCAGTCGGAGGAACAGCTAATGAAACACTTCAAAGCATGGGTCACTGTACACTTAGGTTTGATGGAGAGCCTACCCCAGAGTTACCAGGTACCATCCATGTGGAAGAGAATGAGTTGCCGGTTCCTGCTATTGATACGGTCATTGCTTTTGTACGTTACTAA